The nucleotide window aaaaggcttattttggaggttgctgtgagaataagctgaaatcaaaggaaaaagttgaagcttctatttgtagctttggaaaactagcttttttttaaagcacacggagctacagtgcttctttaatgaaaaggcccactatcagactgttttttttttcaaaagcacttttacaaaaaagtttaccaaacactttgctTATTTTTTTCACGgctacttattctcacagcacagccgcttattctcacagcagtttttttttaaagcacagcaataccaaaccagccctaagacaCTTGAAAAACCTCTTTATTTTCTATCTACACGTTTAAATCTTTTTTGCTGATGGgtgttctctttttttttttttttttttttttttgaagaaactgATTTAATTCAAAACCAGGGCCAAAGCCAAAGAGAACAGGAAGCCCACACAGAGGAGCAACAAAGGAAACAACAGACACAAAGCAGAGGAGGAGGGTACAAACACCAACAGACGCTGCCCCAAGAGCTAGATGTCGCCTCCTCCACTGCAGGGAACCAAAAAGGAATGTTAAGGGGGGCAAGGAAGCCCATCTTTGTTCAAAACATGCACCAACGAAGATGGAGGAGTGTTAATCCAGGTTAGACCGCACATCTCCGTATTTCTTCTTGACGCCAAACAGTGCGCCGTCATGTTGGCCGATCTCGTAACCCAAGACCAGCGGCAACATTGGAAGGATTCCGCAATCCGACGAATCTTTGCCCGAATGGGAAAAGCCTCCCAACTGCCAGAAGAAGTCGCCTTCTCCAGAATAGAAATATTCTCCTTCGAATCCGATTCCAAAATTACCTGAGGCAATCCCAACGAAACAGCCACTTCACAACCACAGAGAATTGCATTAGCCGCCGCCGCTTCAGCATTAGCTGCCAAAATTTCCATCATCTGAGCCGCCACAAAGCAGCCCTTATGGTCCCGAATAACCACTCCAGCAAACCCCTTTTTTGATAACATTGTCCAACTGGCATCCACATTCACTTTCCAGAAAGGGGCATACGGAGGGGACCAACGATCCAAAGAGGGAGAAACAGGAGGAGAGGACCGGACAAGACCCATAGGCGCACAAGAGGCCTCCAAAAAAGATCCAACAGAGTTTGAAATAGCCAAAATGAGCTGCTGAGGTGATGGTTTCTTTTGATTGAAAATAAGAGCACACCTGGCCTTCCAAATATGCCAGCAAGTAAATGCTGCATAGGACAGGAGCCGCATTATTTCATCCTTAGACCCCAACTGGGCCTCGAAGAAAGAAGCCAGCCAAGCAGCCAAAGAAGAAAAGCTTTCCCTGTTCACCCTATAGCTTAAGCTGCCACCAAACCAAATGGGCTCAACCCACGGGCACAAAAAGAACAAGTGTTCCACAGATTCCTCTTGAGCATGGCAAATAGGGCAAAGTGGGGAAGGGGAGCAGCGACGGATAAACAGCACATCCATGGTAGCAAGGGCACGATGTAACGCCCTCCACATAAAATTACGAATCTTAGGAGGAGTCGCCAATTTCCATATAGCTTTCCAAACCTTAGAATGAATTGAGTAGGAGGAGGAGGTGCCGCGACCAGTAAAGGGCATCGAGCAAGCTTTCTTCCAGTGATATCCTGACTTCACAATATAAATCCCATTTCTAGTACCCGGCCAAACAAGCCGATCCTCCAATAATGGGTCACCAATACAAGTATCCAGGATTGCGGAAAAGTCCTCAGGAGAAATGAAAGGCTGAAGGAAGTCCAGGTCCCAAGTACCCGAAGAGTCACTGATGAGAGTACCCACTCTCAGATTCCTGGACACCGGAACCGCTGAAATCGGCAATGGATGTCCCTCAGGGATAGAGGGAATCCACCTGTCCATCCACACACGGGTCGTACTACCATTCATTATTTGCCAATGGGCTCCCTGCAAGAGAACTTCGCGACCAACAAGTAAACTGGACCAGCCCCAGGACGCCCTTCCCCCACGAATAGCATCAAGAAAAGAACCGTTAGGGAAATATCTAGCCTTGAGGATTTTTGCCTTTGGCTCAAATAGTTTTGCTATTACGAGTGCACGTCTAACAAAATAAGTTGTTGAATCCTGCAGGTCGTACACGCATTAACCTTTTGCAACGTCGAACCTTTTTTAGAGGGCGCGGAATTGACTTTAAGGACTCCACGGCTCAACCAACTCTTCTATAACTTTGGTGACTCCTTTCCTATTACTTGTATTTTGTTTCATTCACAGGAATCATTATTAATTGTAACTTTTATTAACACTAATAGTATTATCCCGTATATGATTAGAAGGGTGAAGAATTTTGAGGATTAGGGTTTTTGAGTTGTGCACGTGCTCTCAAAACCCAAGAGTACTCCTTGTGCTCAATCTTTTTGACCAAATTTGCTATGCCAAATTAGCCATGTGATTAACAGAAAATCCATGAAACAGTGGCTGCATTTGTGAAAATGGAGAGAGCACATGAAACGGGGCGCTAAAAAGTAACAGTATTTCAAACCAATCACATGTTATTAAGCTTTCAAACTGGGACACTGTCACTTTGACGTCCTGTTTCATGCATGTAAGTCCTTACAAAAATATAAGGGCGCATTAACATACCTAATGTCAGTGCGCTCACAAAAATTGTGAAGTCAAGAATGAAGATGATCAAGGATGCTCTTCCTATTGCCTTAATCACCTTTCGTACCACATGTTGCCCTATCGCAGAAACCACAGCCACAGCAGCGAAATAGAGAGCTGCAAGTTGAAGAATTGTAACGAAAGAAGCCGACATTTACGATTATTTGAAGATAGAAATTGCCTTCTAACTAAACACTTGTAGTCATCAATTTAATTATGAAGGTAAACTGGAAGGGCTGAGAAATTTACCGTAGGGAATTGGAAATCGCTTTAGGAGGTAGTATTCTACCACTGACATGGATGACGAGAATAACATGATGAAGGTGCTTATTGCACTTCCTACGTGCATTTACATGAAATAAGGAGGATTTTTAAGGTATCTAATAATTTCCAAGAAAActtgtgatgaaatatgaataGGATAATGTGCTTTGCAGTAAGATTAATAGAAACAActgtctttcaagatgatttaaTTAAATAGAAAATAGAGGTTTGCATCCTAACAAGTGGTTAATTACTTAGGAAAGGCTCAAGCACTGCTATTGTAACGATATTTTCAAATAGCAATATTATTGTAACAAGTGGCCCCATAATAGCAGTATCATCTTGATATGTTGTTGATAATGTCATTATTGTTATTATATCGATATCAACGCAATaatcttcattttctttgtggtggaccgtgaaacataacatgtaccGTATGTATACGTATACATATctctgtgtgtatatatactttttctttttgtgtatAATCTTTTGCTGAGTGGTGACTTGATTTAGTAATTTGGCCTCTTTAAGAAGGAAAGTGGTGGAGCTTTCTATATATTCTTTTGGGAGATCCAGATTAAAGATATATAGTCCTGCTAATCAATTGAAGTACACAACCCCTTCCCCATTTGGTTGATATCTCCCATTCCCATTTGTAATGTCGCTAGTGATGCATCACGATTCTCATTTAGAtagaaaattaataattttcattttgcactttaatttttttccatgttttcaacatgttctaatactttataactTGTATGTCATTTTGTTTTGCAATTTATATATTAACACAAATATAAAtggacacttatttatacaatatataataaatttacttaaatccgtctagGCGCTAGGTCCTAACTCGCcgtccgactagcgcctaacatCTTTTAAAACCTTTCCCAATACTGAATTGGTAAATTCTTGTATGTTGTGATTTTGACTTGATCAAGTGACATGAGAGATAAAGAGAAAATGGGATACATTACGGGTTGCATGGTAGAATTCTCTGTTCCCGAGGTTGGTTCACATTCTATATATGCCCGGCCTCTTCAATGTTTAGTCCACATCCTCTATAAATATAAAAGGATACAAGATGCTTTCTCTAGTTTCAGGAAATCACATCCATCAAGGAAGTTGCTAGAGATCAAATTAGGAAATTCATCAGTTCTATTTCTCCTTATATAACAAATGAATTATTTAACACAAATGCCATACGTCATTAGGAAGAACATAcgaaccaaattaaaaaaattgtcttcTAAATGAGCAAAATTGCTGCTCAAGAATGGAAATTCGCTAACTTATCATGCAAGGGAAGAGTGcatttgaaacttgaaagagTAGGGAGGACAGTTCATTTCTCTTCCCTCCTACCTTCATACCGCATATGAGATGGGGAGAAGTGAAGGCAGAAGAAGTTACCAAAACTAGGCATCATAAGTGCAGATGTTTTCAAATCCCATGTACTCTTTGTGCTTAATCTTTTCAATCATATCTGCTATTCCAACTCCACCTGTGAAATTAAGAGCAAATTAAGCACCCATTTATCACTAAGTGGAAAATAAAAAGACAGAATCGATTTCACGGGCAGTAATACATACCTAGTGATATTGCACTCACAAAGATTGTGAAGGCAAGAATGAAGATAATTATAGATGCTCTCCCAAAAATACTGACTACCTTTCTCACCACATATTGCCCTACTAGGGCTGAAAATGTGGCCACAGCAGTAAAGTAGAGAGCTGCATGAGAAATTTTTAAGCCAACatcaaattattgaaaaataaataaacaaatttccTCTCCCtaccattcaattttttttttttattggcagAAACTTGGATGGCTAAGACGATTACCATAAGGAATCGGAAATCGTTTTAGGAGGTAGTATTCTACAACAGACATGGAGGCGGAAAATGTCATGGCAAATGTGGCTGTGGCACTTGAGACCTGCATCAAAGTTCTCAATCAATGAGCCAGTTTTGACTAGGGAAAGTGAAAATCATGCTGCTGTGTGTAAAATTCGTAGCTGTTCTAAGTGAGGTTTTCGCACTTCTCGTTGTGTTTTACGGTTAAAACTGACCTCAATGATCTTCCGTCTATAATAATATGTATTTCAAGTTTTTGAATTGAACCGGAATCAGTAAATTCAGTAAATATGAAATCAGCTACTCCACAAGTATAAAATTCACCTGAGGTGGGATTCCTAGCTCCAGAAAAACAGGACCTAAAATGAACCCTCCACCAAGAGCAAGCAATCCACCAACTATACCGGCTGTGATACCACAGGCACTACAAAGAACAAGCTGGTTTACTGTCCAATTTGTGTTTGATTCTGCCCGGGACGCAATCACTCTATGTCCTTTGTACAGTTTAACTGCCTCGAATATAGTTACTCCGAAAGCCACGGGGATCTAAGAATTCATTTGAGGAAAAAATAATGCCAAACAAATATCACGGTtttgaaccaaaataaaaaaataaaaaatcattagtTCAAGCACAAATGATCATCGTGTTTGAAGCACGAAAATGATCATAGTGTTTGAAGCacgaaaaaaatggaaaatgaagACTTATGGTTTCTTCTAATTATAAGGGACATGAAGGGTAGGTACCTGCAAGAGATTATATGCCCAATATGCAGCTGAACAAGTTGTGGTATAATTCTGCGTCAACAGACAAGTTTCTGAAATATCAGATTCAACGCATAAAATAGAAGCAAAGGGAAGTACAAATCGTGATCTTATAACGAAAACCATCGACATTGTAGGTATTACCTTAGCGATCTGCAATACAAGAATTATAATCCAGACAGCAAAAAGAATCAGAAGTTCCTTCCAGTAAAGATTCTCAAAGATAGAAACCTGAGAAGGTTAAAGAATGTCAGTCTCTAAAACCATGCATCAAGGAAATCTCAGGCCGCAAGGAATCCTACCTCTGTTCTTTTGGATTCCCCGGTTTCTGTTGGAGTGCCATTGCTTGGGCCACCGGGTAGAGGCTTGTACTCAACTTCTGCACTAGCATCATCACctgcataaaaaaaatttccggCATCTAATTTGAATTGGTGCAAGGCTAAtgctaacaaagaaaaatatgatGATCAACTTACAATTTGACTGCATCCGTCTAGCAGCCtcctgaaaatttgaaaactagtTGAGCCAAGATGCAGGGATGAATTAAATTATGTCTCATATGTACAAATTgaactaacaaaattaagatGACCTTTACTATAGTTTCTTTTTTCCATGTCTCAATGCCCTTGAAGAATGCCCTAC belongs to Malus sylvestris chromosome 17, drMalSylv7.2, whole genome shotgun sequence and includes:
- the LOC126609858 gene encoding sulfite exporter TauE/SafE family protein 3-like isoform X1 gives rise to the protein MLNFLWQLGRLFSYEHVWPEMTIGWKIVVGTIIGFLGSAFGTVGGVGGGGIFVPMLTLIIGFDQKSSTAISKCMITGAAISSVFYNLRLRHPTLDLPLIDYDLALLFQPMLVLGISIGVAFNVIFANWMITVLLIITFLATSSRAFFKGIETWKKETIVKEAARRMQSNCDDASAEVEYKPLPGGPSNGTPTETGESKRTEVSIFENLYWKELLILFAVWIIILVLQIAKNYTTTCSAAYWAYNLLQIPVAFGVTIFEAVKLYKGHRVIASRAESNTNWTVNQLVLCSACGITAGIVGGLLALGGGFILGPVFLELGIPPQVSSATATFAMTFSASMSVVEYYLLKRFPIPYALYFTAVATFSALVGQYVVRKVVSIFGRASIIIFILAFTIFVSAISLGGVGIADMIEKIKHKEYMGFENICTYDA
- the LOC126609858 gene encoding sulfite exporter TauE/SafE family protein 3-like isoform X2, yielding MIGMITGAAISSVFYNLRLRHPTLDLPLIDYDLALLFQPMLVLGISIGVAFNVIFANWMITVLLIITFLATSSRAFFKGIETWKKETIVKEAARRMQSNCDDASAEVEYKPLPGGPSNGTPTETGESKRTEVSIFENLYWKELLILFAVWIIILVLQIAKNYTTTCSAAYWAYNLLQIPVAFGVTIFEAVKLYKGHRVIASRAESNTNWTVNQLVLCSACGITAGIVGGLLALGGGFILGPVFLELGIPPQVSSATATFAMTFSASMSVVEYYLLKRFPIPYALYFTAVATFSALVGQYVVRKVVSIFGRASIIIFILAFTIFVSAISLGGVGIADMIEKIKHKEYMGFENICTYDA